A genomic window from Raphanus sativus cultivar WK10039 unplaced genomic scaffold, ASM80110v3 Scaffold1837, whole genome shotgun sequence includes:
- the LOC108849054 gene encoding E3 ubiquitin-protein ligase PUB22-like, whose amino-acid sequence MDQEIEIPCFFLCPISLDIMKDPVIVSTGITYDRDSIEKWLFTGKNNSCPVTKQAITETDLTPNHTLRRLIQSWCTLNASYGIERIATPKPLISKSEIEKLIKDSSSSYQNQVKCLKRLGQIVSENTTNKRCLEAAGVPEFLANIVSNSVDTCNDLCHSNTLESRFDSSRSLMDEALSILYHLDTSEEARKSLLNNKKGTNLVMTLTKIMQRGNYESRAYATFLLKKILEVADPMQIILLEPEVFNEVVQILNDQISHKATTSAMQILVIICPWGRNRHKAVAAGAVSMIIELLMDETFSSERRNSEMAMVVLDMLCQCAEGRAEFLNHGAAIAVVSKKILRVSQVTSERAVRVLLSIGRFCATPWLLQEMLQLGVVAKMCLVLQVDCGNKTKEKAKELLKLHARVWRESPCVPRNLYASYPA is encoded by the coding sequence ATGGATCAAGAGATAGAGATTCCTTGTTTCTTCCTATGTCCAATCTCTCTAGATATCATGAAGGATCCGGTCATAGTTTCCACCGGGATAACCTACGACCGAGACAGCATCGAGAAATGGCTCTTCACCGGTAAGAATAACTCATGTCCGGTCACCAAACAAGCCATAACCGAGACCGATCTCACACCAAACCACACTCTTCGCCGTCTAATACAATCTTGGTGTACGCTCAATGCATCCTACGGCATCGAGAGAATCGCAACACCAAAACCTCTAATCTCTAAGTCCGAGATCGAAAAACTCATCAAAGATTCTTCATCTTCGTATCAAAACCAAGTCAAATGCCTTAAACGGCTAGGTCAAATAGTGTCGGAGAATACAACCAACAAGCGATGCTTAGAAGCCGCAGGAGTTCCAGAGTTCTTGGCAAATATCGTCAGCAACTCCGTAGATACATGCAACGATTTGTGTCATTCAAACACGCTGGAGAGCCGGTTTGATTCTTCGAGGAGCTTAATGGACGAAGCTTTAAGCATACTCTACCATCTCGACACATCGGAGGAAGCACGCAAGAGTCTCTTAAACAACAAGAAGGGAACTAATCTTGTGATGACGCTGACTAAGATTATGCAACGTGGGAACTACGAATCAAGAGCCTATGCGACGTTTCTCCTCAAGAAGATTCTTGAAGTTGCGGATCCCATGCAGATCATATTGTTGGAACCTGAGGTTTTCAACGAGGTGGTTCAGATCTTGAATGATCAGATCTCACACAAGGCAACGACATCAGCAATGCAGATCTTGGTGATTATATGTCCATGGGGAAGGAATAGGCACAAGGCTGTGGCAGCTGGAGCGGTCTCTATGATAATAGAGCTTTTAATGGATGAAACTTTCTCATCCGAGAGAAGGAACTCAGAGATGGCTATGGTGGTTCTTGATATGTTATGTCAGTGTGCTGAAGGAAGAGCCGAGTTTTTGAATCATGGCGCGGCTATTGCGGTTGTGTCTAAGAAGATATTGAGGGTCTCTCAGGTAACTAGCGAGAGGGCGGTTAGGGTTTTGCTTTCCATTGGGAGGTTTTGTGCTACGCCTTGGCTGTTGCAGGAGATGTTGCAATTGGGAGTTGTGGCGAAGATGTGTTTGGTGCTTCAAGTGGATTGCGGAAACAAGACTAAAGAAAAGGCGAAGGAATTGCTTAAGCTTCACGCTAGGGTTTGGAGGGAATCACCTTGTGTCCCAAGAAATTTGTATGCTTCGTATCCTGCTTGA